A single genomic interval of Rubripirellula reticaptiva harbors:
- a CDS encoding aspartate kinase encodes MSLIVQKFGGTSVADVEKIRAAARKAIRAQRQGHQVVMVVSAMGKNTDVLLDLAGQIGENPPAREMDMLLSTGEQVSVALVAMAIHELGAKAISLTGGQIGMKTDNSFSKARIQSISTERIQRLLSEGNIVVAAGFQGIDDDLNITTLGRGGSDTTAVALAAVLGADACEIYTDVDGVYTTDPRKLPEARRVEVISYDEMLELASLGAGVMHSRSIEFAKKFGVPIHVRSSFSDTEGTMIVAEPESMTQPVSGAAMTADEARVTVLGVPDVPGKSLQIFSAIAARKIAVDMVVQNVGQDGSADISFTVPRGELNATLAALDSVMKSVGAKGITHDDEVSKVSVVGMNMARQANVASRMFRALADANVNIQMITTSEIKISALVSKRQSADALRAVHEAFDLHIRPADAKNWKQIKADRSEADFETLVNRLRADALEALTLTGISLTNDQARVTLHGVPDRPGIAADMFEMIGQASIFVDMIVQGYDGEDGSTSVSLTVEKKDLAKTIEVAKTIQAKHGMRDLQSADHIAKITVSGIGLRSHTHVATLLFDRLAADNINVEMINTSELQVNAVIDATNAAKATDSLKKAFAESLM; translated from the coding sequence ATGTCTTTGATTGTTCAGAAGTTTGGCGGCACCAGTGTTGCCGATGTTGAAAAGATTCGCGCGGCGGCTCGCAAAGCCATCCGGGCTCAGCGGCAAGGTCACCAAGTCGTGATGGTGGTTAGCGCGATGGGCAAAAATACGGATGTATTGTTGGATTTGGCAGGTCAAATTGGCGAGAACCCACCGGCGCGTGAAATGGACATGCTGCTCAGTACGGGCGAGCAGGTCAGTGTTGCACTTGTCGCCATGGCAATTCACGAACTCGGTGCCAAGGCCATCAGTTTGACGGGCGGTCAAATTGGCATGAAGACGGACAATAGTTTTTCGAAGGCAAGGATTCAGTCGATTTCGACCGAGCGCATCCAGCGTTTGCTTTCCGAAGGAAACATCGTGGTTGCTGCTGGATTCCAGGGCATCGACGACGACCTGAACATCACGACGCTTGGCCGCGGTGGCAGCGACACGACGGCGGTTGCCTTGGCCGCGGTTCTGGGTGCCGATGCCTGCGAAATTTACACCGATGTTGATGGCGTTTACACGACCGATCCACGGAAACTGCCCGAGGCCCGCCGCGTCGAAGTGATCAGTTACGACGAGATGCTTGAACTGGCCAGCCTTGGTGCCGGCGTCATGCACAGTCGTTCGATTGAGTTCGCTAAGAAGTTTGGTGTTCCGATTCACGTTCGCAGCAGTTTCTCGGACACCGAAGGTACGATGATCGTAGCCGAGCCCGAATCGATGACTCAGCCTGTCAGCGGTGCGGCGATGACCGCCGACGAGGCTCGCGTGACAGTGTTGGGCGTGCCGGATGTGCCAGGTAAGAGCTTGCAGATCTTTTCGGCCATCGCGGCGCGAAAGATTGCGGTCGACATGGTGGTTCAGAACGTCGGACAAGATGGATCGGCGGACATTTCGTTTACCGTGCCGCGCGGCGAATTAAACGCAACGCTTGCGGCGTTGGATTCGGTGATGAAGTCGGTCGGTGCCAAGGGAATCACACACGACGACGAGGTTTCGAAAGTGTCGGTCGTTGGAATGAACATGGCGCGGCAGGCGAATGTGGCTTCGCGGATGTTTCGCGCGCTTGCTGACGCCAACGTGAATATCCAAATGATCACGACCAGCGAAATCAAGATCTCAGCCTTGGTGTCCAAACGCCAATCCGCCGACGCACTTCGTGCCGTTCACGAAGCGTTTGATTTGCACATTCGTCCCGCCGACGCAAAGAACTGGAAACAAATCAAAGCGGACCGCAGCGAAGCCGATTTTGAAACGCTGGTCAATCGGTTGCGAGCCGATGCACTGGAGGCATTGACGTTGACTGGCATTTCGTTGACCAACGATCAAGCGAGAGTGACTTTGCACGGTGTTCCTGATCGGCCAGGGATTGCCGCGGACATGTTCGAAATGATCGGTCAAGCCAGCATCTTTGTCGACATGATTGTGCAGGGTTATGACGGTGAAGATGGATCGACCAGCGTTTCGTTGACCGTCGAGAAAAAGGATCTAGCAAAAACGATCGAGGTCGCCAAAACGATCCAGGCAAAGCACGGCATGCGTGATCTGCAAAGTGCTGACCATATCGCCAAGATCACGGTCAGCGGCATCGGTCTGCGCAGTCACACGCACGTTGCGACGCTATTGTTTGATCGATTGGCGGCTGACAATATCAACGTCGAAATGATCAATACCAGCGAGTTGCAGGTCAACGCGGTCATCGATGCGACCAACGCGGCTAAAGCCACCGACAGTCTGAAGAAAGCCTTTGCCGAATCGCTGATGTAG
- a CDS encoding DUF4339 domain-containing protein: MGVRFACHVCGKQLNIKQELAGRRGICPKCQAKFRIPREDAPFSIAIEDSPPDPALRSTIASNTDGSKSGQSGVKIDLIANDPDATWYVRPPSGGQYGPASGELLKQWIAEGRVASTALIWRDGWPQWRSADEALAEIASTLPRAAQDSGGPASVNPSNPSVASPSVAGAGVAAGGIKAETPNLAGQSSIGAERRSRNLKRIFWVGVLSLVAIVLAAVLVFLINRSAS; this comes from the coding sequence ATGGGCGTTCGCTTCGCGTGTCATGTTTGCGGCAAGCAACTGAACATCAAACAAGAACTCGCGGGGCGGCGTGGCATTTGCCCTAAATGTCAGGCCAAGTTTCGCATCCCGCGGGAAGACGCTCCCTTTTCCATTGCGATTGAGGATTCACCGCCGGATCCAGCGCTGCGGTCGACGATCGCCAGCAATACCGACGGATCGAAGAGCGGCCAATCGGGCGTCAAAATTGATCTGATCGCGAACGATCCCGATGCGACTTGGTACGTCCGTCCGCCAAGCGGCGGCCAGTATGGGCCCGCGTCTGGCGAATTGCTGAAGCAGTGGATCGCCGAGGGGCGGGTGGCGTCGACGGCGCTGATTTGGAGGGACGGTTGGCCTCAGTGGCGATCAGCCGACGAGGCGTTGGCCGAGATCGCATCGACGCTCCCTCGGGCGGCGCAGGACTCGGGCGGGCCGGCGTCTGTTAACCCATCTAACCCATCGGTCGCTTCACCCAGCGTGGCGGGGGCCGGCGTCGCGGCGGGCGGTATAAAAGCCGAAACCCCGAATTTGGCGGGGCAGTCGAGCATTGGCGCCGAGCGGCGGTCGCGGAATCTCAAACGCATTTTCTGGGTGGGCGTGCTGTCGCTGGTCGCGATCGTCTTGGCCGCGGTTCTGGTCTTTTTAATCAATCGTTCGGCATCTTAG
- a CDS encoding lysophospholipid acyltransferase family protein, producing MQTNDSNVPEMLVYSEGVYRTAPTRVSWLSRVFPSLNFYRKFGWNVYKSSIKARQGEYDDAEWSRSSHEVITALESVGVKTEVSGIDNVRSLNSPCVFVGNHMSTLETIVMASIIRPVLPVTFVVKQSLIDYPMFRHILRSRNPIAVSRDHPREDFKAVMEGGLSRLKAGISIVVFPQTTRSVTFDPAQFNSIGVKLALRAAVPVVPIALLTDAWGNGKRIKEFGRIDPTKTVRFAFGEPITIEDRSARQHQQVIEFIESKLAQWR from the coding sequence ATGCAAACGAACGATTCGAATGTTCCTGAAATGCTGGTGTACAGCGAGGGCGTATACCGCACCGCACCGACTCGCGTGTCTTGGCTCTCGCGTGTTTTTCCGTCACTGAACTTCTATCGCAAATTTGGCTGGAACGTTTACAAATCCAGCATCAAGGCACGACAGGGCGAGTACGACGATGCCGAGTGGAGCCGTAGCAGCCACGAAGTCATAACGGCACTGGAGTCCGTTGGGGTAAAAACCGAAGTCAGCGGCATCGATAATGTCCGCTCGCTGAATTCGCCGTGCGTCTTTGTCGGCAACCACATGAGCACGCTGGAAACGATCGTCATGGCATCGATCATTCGGCCAGTTCTACCAGTCACCTTTGTGGTCAAACAAAGCTTGATTGACTATCCGATGTTCCGTCACATTCTGAGATCACGAAATCCGATCGCCGTTTCTCGCGACCATCCACGCGAAGACTTCAAGGCTGTGATGGAAGGCGGACTCTCGCGACTAAAAGCCGGAATCTCGATCGTCGTCTTTCCACAGACCACTCGCAGCGTCACGTTCGACCCAGCCCAATTCAACAGCATCGGTGTCAAACTCGCTCTGCGTGCAGCCGTCCCGGTGGTGCCGATCGCACTGCTGACCGACGCATGGGGCAACGGCAAACGGATCAAAGAATTCGGCCGCATCGACCCCACCAAAACCGTTCGCTTCGCGTTCGGCGAACCAATCACGATCGAAGACCGCAGCGCAAGGCAACACCAACAAGTCATCGAATTCATCGAATCGAAACTCGCCCAGTGGCGGTAG
- a CDS encoding 6-bladed beta-propeller: MKRSLFVFLTTLLLGVANSALAQSDVKPVRMGCGLMTFDTVPGWGLRPDGHSAIGSTHGGVVIDKAGNIYTSAAAGVFVFSPDGKVVQSYLGKEYSNIHDMEIREETEGEFIYGARNKDAEGIKFNAHSGEIVLHLGVPAESGLKDKIKFSPTAITVASNGDIFLSNGYASNHIFKYDKAGKYLMHFGSKGNGMKEFNTAHGMTLDTRYEPNRLLICDRNHTPRGRLLHYSLDGEFIDEVIRDIGEPTSAAIQGDYVSVPDLKGRLVILDKTNTIMAVVGFNPDPAKGRNYNVPQSEWVEGIFSGTHGSYWDADGNLYVQDWNVDGRIMKLVRVKN, encoded by the coding sequence ATGAAACGCAGTCTTTTCGTTTTCTTGACAACACTTCTTCTTGGCGTCGCCAATTCTGCATTGGCACAGTCGGACGTTAAGCCAGTCCGCATGGGCTGCGGCTTGATGACCTTTGACACGGTCCCGGGCTGGGGACTTCGCCCCGACGGCCACTCGGCAATTGGATCGACGCACGGCGGAGTCGTCATCGACAAAGCGGGCAACATCTACACCAGTGCGGCCGCAGGCGTGTTTGTGTTTTCGCCGGACGGAAAAGTTGTTCAGTCGTATCTCGGCAAGGAGTACTCGAACATTCACGATATGGAAATTCGTGAAGAAACCGAGGGTGAATTCATCTACGGCGCCCGTAACAAAGACGCCGAAGGCATCAAGTTCAACGCGCACTCGGGCGAAATTGTCCTGCACCTTGGCGTGCCCGCCGAATCAGGACTAAAAGACAAAATCAAGTTCAGCCCAACCGCGATCACCGTTGCGTCGAACGGCGACATTTTCTTGTCCAATGGTTATGCCAGCAACCACATTTTTAAATACGACAAGGCGGGCAAGTACCTGATGCACTTTGGCAGCAAAGGGAATGGCATGAAAGAGTTCAACACGGCCCACGGAATGACGCTGGACACCCGATACGAACCAAACCGGCTGTTGATCTGTGATCGCAACCACACCCCGCGAGGCCGACTACTGCACTACTCGCTTGACGGCGAATTCATCGACGAAGTGATTCGCGACATTGGTGAACCAACCTCGGCTGCCATTCAAGGCGACTACGTCTCGGTGCCTGATCTGAAGGGCCGACTTGTAATTCTAGACAAGACCAACACGATCATGGCAGTTGTTGGTTTCAACCCCGATCCCGCCAAGGGCCGAAACTACAACGTGCCTCAATCCGAATGGGTCGAAGGCATCTTCAGCGGCACTCACGGATCGTATTGGGATGCAGACGGCAACTTGTACGTCCAAGATTGGAATGTCGACGGACGTATCATGAAACTAGTCCGTGTGAAGAACTAA
- a CDS encoding ABC transporter permease — protein MTNAQSPSQELTPAQHPLRLVDLNVSIGAMTLLAETNVTLPGGKITVIVGGSGAGKSVLLRVLAGLLPRDGEKIRWCGDIQWEPSRGDASPMMTPRVGIVFQQFALFDELSPIANVQFGIDHRSDPDQPPGQTAAQWLDELGVPSNRQVANLSGGQKQRLAIARTLAANPDIVLYDEPTSGLDTASGRKVADLIRRTQSLHRRTSIVVTHDYETLLPIADEVLLLDSHQKRLVSVPRDQWAEIPDRMKPVTAEAVDRPGRGKAAWAMAKVDDFLTASGAVVVAALRLPFDAFPVFPKLTWGLRFFAHYLRLIGGVSAWVYLILAGVITGFTATYFTFRFLPFRMYTQPLLIDELLSSIGFALYRVLVPVLATILIAARCGAAVAADVGVKQYGGQVDAMRTLGVRPTSYLLACIVMAFVVASPILQWMAFTSARLVSLLTFTQMYPDIGPYFWEQHFYRNLTDSDAVGGWMSWSKGWGWVAIKNLACGIGTGAIGYYRGASPKFSAGDVSDAITSTVLWTTLYVLLVHFIVALMEF, from the coding sequence ATGACCAATGCTCAATCACCTAGTCAAGAATTGACCCCCGCGCAGCATCCGTTGCGGTTGGTCGATTTGAACGTCAGCATCGGTGCGATGACGTTGTTGGCCGAAACCAACGTGACGTTGCCGGGCGGCAAGATCACTGTCATCGTTGGCGGCAGCGGCGCGGGCAAGTCGGTGCTGCTGCGAGTTTTGGCGGGATTGCTTCCGCGAGATGGCGAGAAAATTCGTTGGTGCGGTGACATCCAGTGGGAACCGTCGCGTGGCGATGCGTCGCCGATGATGACGCCGCGAGTGGGAATCGTTTTCCAGCAGTTTGCCCTTTTTGACGAGCTCTCGCCGATCGCCAATGTGCAGTTCGGGATCGACCATCGCAGCGATCCTGACCAGCCACCGGGCCAGACGGCGGCGCAGTGGCTTGATGAGCTGGGGGTTCCCTCGAATCGCCAAGTTGCCAATTTGAGTGGTGGTCAGAAACAGCGTCTGGCGATCGCTCGGACATTGGCGGCGAATCCCGACATCGTGTTGTATGACGAGCCTACATCGGGGCTCGATACGGCGAGTGGACGAAAGGTTGCGGATTTGATTCGCCGTACCCAATCGTTGCACCGTCGCACCAGTATCGTCGTTACTCACGACTACGAAACATTGCTGCCCATCGCCGATGAAGTCCTGTTATTGGACAGCCACCAGAAACGTCTGGTTTCGGTGCCTCGCGATCAATGGGCCGAAATCCCTGATCGGATGAAACCTGTGACGGCAGAGGCGGTCGATCGGCCGGGACGTGGGAAGGCGGCTTGGGCAATGGCGAAAGTTGACGACTTTTTGACTGCCAGCGGTGCCGTTGTGGTCGCGGCGTTGCGATTGCCGTTTGATGCGTTTCCGGTGTTTCCCAAGTTGACGTGGGGGCTGAGGTTTTTCGCTCACTATCTTCGTTTGATCGGCGGAGTTTCGGCGTGGGTGTACCTGATTCTAGCGGGAGTGATCACGGGGTTCACGGCAACGTATTTCACGTTTCGATTCTTGCCGTTTCGAATGTACACCCAGCCGCTATTGATTGACGAGTTGCTGTCATCGATTGGGTTTGCGTTGTACCGTGTGTTGGTACCGGTGCTGGCTACGATTTTGATCGCCGCGCGTTGTGGTGCGGCGGTCGCCGCCGACGTAGGCGTCAAACAGTACGGCGGCCAGGTCGACGCAATGCGAACGCTCGGTGTGCGGCCGACGTCTTATTTGTTGGCGTGTATCGTGATGGCCTTTGTGGTGGCGTCACCGATCTTGCAGTGGATGGCGTTCACGTCGGCGCGGCTGGTTTCGTTGCTGACCTTCACGCAGATGTATCCCGACATCGGTCCTTATTTTTGGGAACAGCATTTTTATCGCAACTTGACCGATTCGGACGCTGTTGGTGGATGGATGTCGTGGTCCAAGGGCTGGGGTTGGGTGGCGATCAAGAACTTGGCCTGTGGTATCGGCACCGGCGCGATCGGTTACTATCGTGGAGCGTCGCCGAAGTTTTCGGCGGGCGACGTCAGTGACGCGATCACATCGACGGTGTTGTGGACAACGCTGTATGTGTTGTTGGTCCATTTCATCGTGGCGTTAATGGAATTTTAG
- a CDS encoding AMP-binding protein, with amino-acid sequence MAPPELLAATTFAQWIGKRAELHGDRIAATFLNDQPTAGHPREVSWSYADLWRRSCRVALLLADATNRPVADARITVADAHPPRALLLYPPGIEFLAGFLGCQIAGWIPVPTSYPKPGRSMPRLDSAAADCCPQAILGDQATIDSIDPSKLSPAAGSIHRIVTSGDLPDQANQSWIAPDSLPDSLPNAPDSLALLQYTSGSTSDPKGVMVSHRNLLANLEAIRRGFGIEWQDPSDPNASVATGVFWLPFFHDMGLIGGILAPLYIGGRTVLMSPTSFLQRPIRWLQAISDYDAQFSGAPNFAYQLCVDRISPDQTDNLDLSRWQVAFSGAEPVLARTLQDFGSRFSSSGFSSSAFYPCYGLAEATLLAAGGDGPAEPKPIIVKRDSVRSGKPIITETGRGSEFQKLVSCGTASHESELRIVDPETCIEVSPGTIGEIWLRGTAITAGYWNRDQENAEMFNASIAGDSSSENSSGFYRTGDLGFLHQSELFVTGRRKDLVILRGRNLFPQDIESTTLETIGAGAGRCTAFAIDSGRGEALAIVAELPRHYDDADLPEMVRSIRRAVIDVHEVDPRHVWLVRPATVPVTSSGKVQRHLCRERFDADEIKTRYRYDRASGSEQVPIPLPTISAHPKPDERADILLATQNWMSQWLIARAGVDPIDVALEKPFTDYGLDSMTAVEMSGEIEDWSGVELTPIVAWNYPNTASLSEFIADQIIELACHNST; translated from the coding sequence ATGGCACCTCCCGAACTCCTTGCCGCGACCACATTCGCCCAGTGGATCGGGAAGCGTGCCGAACTTCATGGCGATCGAATCGCGGCCACTTTCTTGAATGACCAGCCGACCGCCGGCCATCCGAGAGAGGTTTCGTGGAGCTATGCGGACCTTTGGCGACGCTCCTGCCGAGTCGCTTTGCTGTTGGCGGATGCGACGAATCGACCTGTCGCTGACGCTCGGATTACAGTCGCCGACGCCCATCCTCCGCGAGCCCTGTTGCTGTACCCGCCGGGAATCGAGTTTTTAGCCGGCTTTCTGGGCTGCCAAATCGCTGGCTGGATTCCGGTACCGACCAGCTATCCGAAACCCGGACGATCGATGCCGCGACTCGATTCGGCCGCCGCTGACTGCTGCCCCCAGGCGATCCTGGGCGACCAAGCCACCATCGATTCCATCGACCCCAGCAAACTCTCGCCTGCAGCCGGGTCGATTCACCGGATCGTCACCAGTGGCGATTTGCCAGACCAGGCAAATCAATCCTGGATCGCTCCCGACTCGCTACCCGATTCACTGCCGAACGCCCCGGACTCACTGGCCCTGCTGCAATACACCAGCGGCAGCACCAGCGATCCGAAAGGCGTGATGGTTAGCCATCGCAACTTGCTGGCCAACTTGGAAGCCATCCGCCGCGGATTTGGGATCGAGTGGCAAGATCCGTCCGACCCAAATGCGAGTGTTGCCACCGGAGTGTTCTGGTTGCCGTTTTTTCACGACATGGGCCTGATCGGCGGAATTTTGGCGCCGCTGTACATCGGCGGCAGAACCGTCTTGATGAGCCCGACTTCGTTCTTGCAGCGACCGATCCGATGGCTGCAAGCAATCAGCGACTACGACGCCCAATTCAGTGGCGCACCGAATTTTGCATACCAACTTTGCGTCGACCGAATCTCGCCTGACCAAACCGACAACTTGGATCTCAGCCGGTGGCAAGTTGCATTTTCGGGCGCCGAGCCGGTATTGGCAAGAACTCTGCAAGACTTTGGCAGCCGGTTTTCGAGCAGCGGCTTTTCATCATCCGCATTCTACCCATGCTACGGATTGGCGGAAGCAACGTTGTTAGCTGCCGGTGGCGACGGACCCGCAGAACCAAAACCGATCATCGTCAAACGTGACTCAGTCCGATCGGGAAAACCAATCATCACCGAGACTGGACGCGGATCGGAATTCCAAAAACTGGTCTCCTGTGGCACCGCGTCACACGAATCCGAATTGCGAATCGTGGATCCCGAAACATGCATTGAGGTCAGCCCAGGAACCATCGGCGAAATCTGGCTGCGCGGCACTGCGATTACGGCCGGTTACTGGAACCGCGATCAAGAAAATGCCGAGATGTTCAACGCATCAATCGCTGGCGATTCAAGCAGTGAAAATTCGTCAGGCTTCTATCGCACCGGCGATCTGGGATTCCTGCATCAGAGCGAACTGTTTGTCACCGGCCGACGAAAGGACTTGGTAATTCTTCGCGGGCGAAACCTGTTCCCTCAGGACATTGAATCCACCACGCTTGAAACGATTGGCGCCGGCGCGGGCCGATGCACGGCGTTTGCCATCGATAGCGGACGAGGCGAAGCGCTCGCGATCGTTGCCGAACTTCCCCGTCACTACGACGACGCTGACCTACCCGAGATGGTCCGATCGATTCGCCGAGCCGTCATTGATGTTCACGAAGTCGATCCACGACATGTTTGGCTAGTGCGTCCAGCAACGGTTCCCGTCACCAGCAGCGGCAAAGTTCAACGCCACCTCTGTCGCGAGCGTTTCGACGCTGACGAGATCAAGACACGCTACCGCTACGATCGGGCATCCGGCAGCGAACAAGTGCCGATTCCGTTGCCAACGATTTCGGCCCATCCCAAACCAGACGAACGCGCCGACATTCTGTTGGCGACCCAGAACTGGATGAGCCAGTGGCTGATCGCTCGAGCCGGCGTCGACCCAATCGATGTCGCGTTAGAAAAACCATTCACCGACTACGGTCTCGACTCGATGACCGCGGTCGAAATGAGCGGCGAAATCGAAGACTGGTCAGGCGTTGAATTGACACCGATAGTTGCCTGGAATTATCCCAACACAGCCAGCTTGAGTGAGTTCATCGCTGACCAGATCATTGAATTGGCCTGCCACAACTCAACCTAA